TAAAATTGGTGTTCGGCGACACCTAAATTGACTACGCAGTCAGTCTCAGTACAGCGACACTAGCCACGAAAATCACAACCCACTCTATGAGGGACCTCCTGAATATCTTGAAGCCGTCTAGAGGAGGCAGAGGTAAGAGATTGAAGAAAGCTATCCAGGCGTTGATTCTCATTACGTAGTACAGCACATCAGTAACTATTGGTGTGCTCGGGATAGTCATGAGGACCACCCACGTAGTGATCCCTACAGCTATGTTTGTGAGAGGACCTGACTCTGCTACTCTCAACTCAGCGAGAGGGTTTACGTGACCCCAGTACCCGTAAATCACTACAGCGCCGGGAGCCGCGAACAGTACTGGTAGCTTAGCTACAGTGTTGATTAAGGCTATAGCCAGGGTTATGAGTAGTCCTAAATACCACGCCCTATACCTGGCTTCAAGGTCGTAAGCTCTAGCGACCTGTCTGTGAGCTAGCTCGTGGAGTATGAAGGCAGACCCAACACCTACCGAGGAATACACTAGGCTTAAAGGCAGTCTCTCAGGACCCGGGCTCATGAACAGAGCGAAAGAGAAGCTCAAAACAACCCAAGAAGCGAAGAAATCGAAGACCTCACTCCTCAATCTGAAGTAGAAACCCCTATTTCGGTAGACTAGATATGTCATCACGACCACTACAAAGATTAAGGCAATTCTAATTATAAGTGTTAATGAAGTAATGTATTTAGTAGGGCGGTCGAGACATTGAGTAAGGAGAGGAAGTACGGACTACTCACAGAGAAACAATACGAGGTACTCAAGCTAAGAGCTGAAGGGAAAACACAGAAGGAAGTAGCTGAAATTATGGGAACTACTAGAGAGAACGTTTCAGTCATAGAGAAGAACGCACTAAGGAAAATAAGACTAGCTGAAGAGACCCTGAAAGTCTATAAAGACTTAATGAAGGCGGGCGAGATAATCATAGAGCCGGGAACCCACCTAGTCACGATACCTCAGAAGCTAGTCCAGCTAGCAGACGAG
The Zestosphaera sp. DNA segment above includes these coding regions:
- a CDS encoding Tfx family DNA-binding protein gives rise to the protein MSKERKYGLLTEKQYEVLKLRAEGKTQKEVAEIMGTTRENVSVIEKNALRKIRLAEETLKVYKDLMKAGEIIIEPGTHLVTIPQKLVQLADEKGVKLRGNFTTIYDYIRMNASENIEGVRVVKPIKIIVFRDGTYQVTKT